The following coding sequences are from one Saprospiraceae bacterium window:
- a CDS encoding gliding motility-associated C-terminal domain-containing protein, translating to MRNGIVLIILFLFVQNCYSQIFYGLKPNVGKGCAFRIDLSGCTYTQLPNPRLTGYCSGCQGSSGAFVYNGGASFAKEGYLIVLFNTQFIKGYFRTIDTVTHCYGLPSIPIIGEFFNQTENWTSLVTDDCNVLWSSSKERLLSVDIPRGYKLTIHGFTAPYQFINLCYRDGALFGMFQNGVYKINTSDPSQSTLQFKFANSLPYQNDSLVSMESVEIDCGVWETYLFSEQVGHPTIPLGISKLDFSTGTITPVCTPDTPYVYSITAWPKPPPCKTIFDLDINNSCGLVGADFQQIYCPDQKRSISDIDAQFHFPRVSVDSIWIELHAGLDQNKEKLSVNPCSNYKLQILHDTSILLTGFLGTDAELASCIQNVFYENKQKCPQEGTRTISFVLKTCDGFVYKANSYIHIPQYACAGLDTSILICSENVPFSLHPLLRQNSWNGGRWSPDSILINMQDSLFYYIEDRGNCNPDTAKLNVHIKNTQSNFLGQDVKLCNTSDYEIKTNINGSHLWNTGSSSSELRVTQSGTYSVQIIDSTNCVYTDTIEILFGKTYVDSVRISSCLGDSIYWRNKWLVASGSYIDSISSSTDCDSIFQLNLKFEPLISKVKTINVCPEKTYVYKGKNYNIGDRIIDTVSALLACDTILSIDIKAHTIKALKITADSLICTGKATSISSNNSYTSYRWSSGEQINSITKPAGTYTLTVTDQNGCMQSSSITIKEALAVDFTVEKTDPLCPEDLGSIRIIKTSGGIDPIRFTINGQSTSSTQIDQLTQGKYIITGIDALGCMTHDTVEIIAAQKWNPSLKNTYTLDAGTSLLINFDTLGIKKVIVNPSDHINPLDDLHIVFSPDQEMIYFLTLIDENGCEYVQEIKLIIQRNDDIHAPNIFTPNGDNLNDEWQAQVGSSINIESLKIYDRWGSLIHSTAGNTASWNGKIKGENAMPGVYVIVLNYKTSRGETKVLIQDVSLIR from the coding sequence ATGCGTAATGGTATCGTGCTGATTATCCTTTTTTTGTTTGTTCAAAACTGTTATAGTCAGATTTTTTATGGTCTAAAACCTAATGTGGGCAAAGGCTGTGCCTTCAGGATAGATTTGTCCGGCTGTACTTATACTCAGCTTCCCAATCCCAGACTTACAGGATATTGCTCAGGTTGTCAAGGTTCTTCTGGGGCGTTTGTATATAATGGAGGAGCAAGTTTTGCCAAGGAGGGTTATCTGATCGTTTTATTTAATACACAGTTTATCAAAGGATATTTTCGAACTATAGATACAGTAACACATTGTTATGGTTTACCTTCGATACCAATTATTGGAGAATTTTTCAATCAAACAGAAAATTGGACCAGTCTGGTTACGGATGACTGCAACGTACTCTGGTCAAGTTCCAAAGAAAGATTGCTGAGTGTAGATATTCCCAGAGGATACAAGCTCACTATACATGGATTTACTGCTCCATATCAGTTTATTAATCTTTGTTACCGAGATGGTGCATTGTTTGGAATGTTCCAAAACGGGGTATATAAAATTAATACCTCGGACCCATCTCAGAGTACATTACAGTTTAAGTTTGCCAATAGCCTGCCATATCAAAATGATTCTTTGGTTTCCATGGAATCTGTAGAGATAGATTGCGGTGTGTGGGAGACCTACTTGTTTTCAGAACAAGTAGGTCATCCTACCATTCCTTTAGGAATTTCAAAGCTGGATTTTTCTACAGGAACAATCACTCCGGTCTGTACACCGGATACTCCCTATGTATATTCTATTACAGCATGGCCTAAGCCGCCTCCCTGTAAGACTATATTCGATTTGGATATTAATAATAGTTGCGGACTTGTGGGCGCAGATTTTCAACAGATATATTGCCCAGACCAAAAAAGGTCTATATCAGATATCGATGCACAGTTTCACTTTCCAAGAGTAAGTGTGGATAGTATTTGGATTGAGCTGCATGCAGGATTAGATCAAAACAAAGAAAAATTATCAGTCAATCCATGCAGCAACTATAAGCTACAAATCCTGCATGACACTTCAATTTTGCTTACAGGATTTCTTGGGACAGATGCGGAGTTGGCCAGTTGTATTCAGAACGTATTTTATGAGAACAAACAGAAATGTCCACAAGAAGGAACAAGAACAATAAGTTTTGTTTTGAAAACCTGTGATGGATTTGTTTACAAAGCAAACAGCTATATCCATATACCACAATATGCTTGTGCGGGACTCGATACAAGCATTTTGATTTGTTCGGAGAATGTTCCATTTAGCTTACACCCATTGCTTAGACAAAATTCCTGGAATGGAGGAAGATGGAGTCCGGATTCTATTTTAATCAATATGCAAGATTCATTATTTTATTATATCGAAGACAGAGGAAATTGTAATCCGGATACGGCCAAGTTAAATGTGCATATTAAAAACACCCAAAGCAACTTTCTAGGACAAGATGTAAAATTGTGTAATACATCAGACTATGAGATAAAAACCAATATTAATGGATCTCATCTATGGAATACCGGCAGTAGTTCAAGTGAACTAAGAGTAACACAAAGCGGAACATACTCTGTACAAATAATAGATTCTACAAATTGTGTTTATACCGATACAATAGAAATTCTTTTCGGAAAGACCTATGTAGATTCGGTTCGCATCAGCAGTTGTCTTGGAGATAGCATATATTGGAGAAACAAGTGGTTGGTCGCTTCAGGTAGTTATATAGACAGCATAAGCTCTTCAACTGACTGCGACAGTATATTCCAATTGAATCTTAAATTTGAACCACTAATTTCCAAAGTAAAAACAATAAATGTCTGTCCTGAAAAAACTTATGTGTACAAAGGAAAAAATTACAATATAGGAGATCGAATTATAGACACGGTCTCAGCCCTTTTAGCTTGTGACACCATCCTCAGTATAGATATAAAAGCACATACCATCAAAGCACTAAAAATAACAGCAGACAGCCTCATCTGCACAGGAAAAGCGACAAGCATTAGCAGTAATAATTCTTATACCTCCTACCGCTGGTCAAGTGGTGAACAAATCAACAGCATCACCAAACCCGCAGGAACCTACACTCTCACCGTGACGGATCAGAATGGTTGTATGCAGAGTAGTAGCATCACTATAAAAGAAGCTCTAGCAGTAGATTTCACAGTAGAAAAAACAGATCCACTCTGTCCGGAAGATCTTGGCAGCATCAGAATAATTAAAACAAGTGGTGGTATTGATCCTATTCGCTTTACAATCAATGGACAGTCCACAAGTTCGACACAGATAGATCAATTGACCCAGGGAAAATACATCATCACCGGTATAGACGCACTTGGCTGTATGACTCACGATACTGTAGAAATCATTGCAGCTCAAAAATGGAATCCGTCCCTAAAAAATACTTATACACTCGATGCGGGCACTTCCTTATTGATTAATTTTGATACCCTCGGAATAAAAAAAGTGATCGTCAACCCAAGTGATCATATCAATCCATTAGACGATCTGCATATAGTGTTCAGTCCGGATCAGGAGATGATTTATTTCTTGACATTGATAGATGAAAACGGATGTGAATACGTACAAGAAATAAAATTGATCATCCAACGAAATGACGACATCCACGCTCCCAATATTTTCACGCCCAATGGCGACAATCTCAATGACGAGTGGCAAGCCCAGGTAGGAAGCTCGATAAACATAGAAAGCTTGAAAATCTATGATCGCTGGGGAAGTCTCATCCACTCTACCGCAGGAAATACAGCCTCATGGAATGGAAAAATAAAAGGAGAAAATGCTATGCCAGGTGTGTATGTTATTGTATTAAACTATAAAACCAGTCGAGGAGAAACAAAAGTACTGATACAAGATGTAAGCTTGATAAGGTAA
- a CDS encoding zinc-ribbon domain containing protein has protein sequence MFSNCPWNGGIKGLFKSGHFSWACDDCIESNRAIEAKFEDQTYCDYSPYLAYFDKEMECEKCGENFIFEKEEQQYWYEVLKFWVQSFPKNCKKCREILKQEKDLNNKLSKILKNLNKNNPGELIEISQLYFEMNKFEKGKYYATLARKAMQKKRKIKTEHMKNQKTLIFLLILFVISCIFACKKDESIPDNNPPNPNTTSYDTIYPLDYFPAFPGSYWKYVDSNNDTTLIKTDSSYQKDYYTIGSAAYISDTFFVPIYNKIPIWAYEAHTGPISNSGSYPLTMILSDSLPIGSNWIIYNWSGTQVSRKIIVKDTTITISSNPYYPTIAVEEYYSYGPPNYIWIAKRYYTKNIGLIREDSYNSIDSTINTKQIIDYFINN, from the coding sequence ATGTTTTCGAACTGTCCTTGGAATGGCGGAATTAAAGGATTATTTAAAAGTGGACATTTTTCCTGGGCTTGTGATGACTGTATTGAGTCTAATAGAGCAATTGAAGCCAAATTTGAAGACCAAACATATTGTGATTATTCTCCCTATCTTGCTTATTTCGACAAAGAAATGGAATGCGAAAAATGCGGAGAAAATTTTATATTCGAGAAAGAAGAGCAACAATATTGGTATGAAGTACTAAAATTCTGGGTACAATCATTTCCGAAAAATTGTAAAAAATGCAGGGAAATATTAAAGCAGGAAAAAGATTTGAATAACAAACTTTCTAAGATACTAAAGAATTTGAATAAAAACAATCCTGGAGAATTGATTGAAATTAGTCAACTTTATTTCGAAATGAACAAGTTTGAAAAAGGAAAATATTATGCTACTTTGGCTAGAAAAGCAATGCAAAAAAAAAGGAAAATTAAAACAGAGCATATGAAAAACCAGAAGACACTTATCTTCTTATTAATATTATTCGTAATTTCTTGCATATTTGCTTGTAAGAAAGATGAAAGTATACCAGACAACAATCCTCCTAATCCAAATACAACATCGTATGACACTATTTATCCACTAGACTATTTTCCTGCATTTCCTGGTTCATATTGGAAGTATGTGGACTCCAATAACGACACGACCTTAATCAAGACTGACTCATCATACCAAAAAGATTATTACACAATAGGGTCAGCTGCATATATATCTGACACTTTTTTTGTTCCAATATATAATAAGATACCAATTTGGGCTTATGAAGCTCATACAGGACCGATATCGAATTCAGGTTCATATCCTCTGACAATGATATTGTCGGATTCTCTACCTATTGGGAGTAATTGGATAATATACAATTGGTCAGGAACACAAGTAAGCAGAAAAATTATTGTGAAAGATACGACCATCACAATTTCATCTAATCCATACTACCCAACAATTGCTGTTGAAGAATATTACTCATATGGGCCGCCAAATTACATATGGATTGCAAAAAGGTATTACACAAAAAACATTGGACTAATAAGAGAAGACTCATACAACAGCATTGACTCTACAATAAACACCAAACAAATCATTGATTACTTTATAAACAATTGA
- the rny gene encoding ribonuclease Y — MDPIILGIIGLAGGGGLGYVVSNALVKKSNRQKIEEINKVSDLELEKARISAQRILDEAQNKSEKIVAKAESKNESIKQQKIQESKDNFSKLKSEFESFKSNQMIELKERELKTQVLEKEVNQKRQDVDGKEVELKTLRENLEMQLKIVSKKKDELEEANELRIKELEQIAKMTQSEAKEHMLQAVRAKANTDALSIEKEIIENAKTNANKQAKKIVIQTIQRMCAEYTIENSVSVFNLDSDDIKGQIIGREGRNIRALESATGAEIVVDDTPEAIVISSFDPIRREVARLALKKLVADGRIHPARIEEVVTKVKKQIEEQIVEIGERTIIDLDIHGLDPYLVKMIGRMRFRSSYGQNLLEHSVETANLCAVMAAELGLNPKQVKMAKRAGLLHDIGKVSEEESELSHALYGMKICEKHNEHEVIINAVGAHHDEIEMNNIISPIVQACDAISGARPGARREILESYLKRINELEELAMTYEGVSKAYALQAGRELRVIVESEKVTDQYADDLAFMISQKIQDEMQYPGQVKVTVIREKRATAFAR; from the coding sequence ATGGATCCTATCATATTGGGTATAATTGGACTTGCGGGAGGAGGCGGACTCGGTTATGTTGTCAGCAACGCCCTCGTTAAGAAGTCCAACCGCCAAAAAATTGAAGAAATCAACAAAGTTTCAGATCTGGAACTAGAAAAAGCAAGGATTTCTGCGCAGCGCATTTTAGATGAAGCTCAAAACAAATCTGAGAAGATAGTTGCCAAAGCAGAGTCAAAAAACGAGAGCATCAAGCAGCAAAAAATTCAAGAGAGTAAAGACAATTTTAGCAAGCTGAAATCAGAATTCGAAAGCTTCAAGTCCAATCAGATGATTGAGCTCAAAGAAAGAGAATTGAAAACCCAGGTTTTGGAAAAGGAGGTCAACCAGAAACGTCAGGATGTTGATGGCAAAGAAGTGGAACTCAAGACCTTGAGAGAGAATTTGGAAATGCAATTAAAAATTGTCTCAAAAAAGAAAGATGAGTTGGAAGAAGCCAATGAATTGAGGATAAAAGAATTGGAACAAATAGCCAAAATGACTCAATCTGAAGCCAAGGAACACATGCTTCAGGCTGTCCGGGCTAAGGCAAATACAGATGCACTCTCTATCGAAAAAGAGATTATAGAAAATGCCAAAACCAATGCCAACAAGCAAGCAAAGAAAATTGTCATCCAAACCATCCAACGGATGTGCGCAGAGTACACGATAGAAAATTCTGTATCCGTGTTCAATCTGGATAGCGACGATATCAAAGGTCAAATTATCGGTAGAGAAGGCCGCAACATTCGCGCTCTGGAGTCAGCTACAGGAGCTGAGATTGTCGTGGATGATACGCCGGAAGCTATCGTGATTTCGAGCTTCGACCCGATTCGTCGGGAAGTAGCCCGATTGGCTCTAAAGAAACTCGTAGCGGACGGAAGAATTCACCCAGCTCGCATTGAAGAGGTAGTGACTAAAGTGAAGAAACAAATTGAAGAGCAAATCGTCGAGATCGGAGAACGAACCATCATTGATCTCGACATTCATGGTCTCGATCCATATCTGGTAAAAATGATCGGCCGGATGAGGTTCCGCTCATCGTATGGACAGAATCTCTTGGAGCACTCAGTAGAGACAGCCAATCTGTGTGCTGTCATGGCTGCTGAACTTGGACTCAACCCAAAACAGGTCAAAATGGCAAAACGGGCGGGATTGCTCCACGACATAGGTAAAGTTTCTGAGGAAGAATCAGAGCTTTCACATGCGCTTTATGGAATGAAGATCTGCGAAAAGCACAACGAACATGAAGTTATTATTAATGCGGTTGGAGCCCACCACGATGAGATTGAAATGAACAATATCATCTCTCCTATTGTGCAGGCATGTGACGCGATCAGTGGTGCAAGACCAGGTGCGCGAAGAGAAATCCTGGAGTCTTATTTGAAACGAATCAACGAACTGGAAGAACTTGCAATGACTTATGAAGGTGTTTCAAAAGCATATGCTTTGCAGGCAGGGAGAGAATTGCGTGTAATAGTAGAATCAGAAAAAGTTACCGATCAATATGCTGATGACCTCGCTTTCATGATTTCTCAAAAAATCCAGGACGAAATGCAATATCCCGGACAAGTGAAAGTGACCGTCATTCGTGAAAAAAGAGCCACAGCTTTTGCAAGGTAA
- a CDS encoding 3-hydroxybutyryl-CoA dehydrogenase yields MVESLKQIGVVGAGTMGLGIAQVAAQFERVLVYESIESVRFKAQQSLSTKLNMLVEKGKISPSSKDEILTHIHWCKDLSEMKHCDLIIEAIREDLQIKKDLFSTLSDIISEKCILATNTSSLSITGLAASVPQPDKFIGIHFFNPAPMMQLVEIIPALQTDPSIINLVSELLRKWGKITVIAKDTPGFIVNKIARPYYSEALRIYDEGIAQMGEIDFAMTTLGGFRMGPFRLMDFIGHDVNYAVTEIVWRENYFEPRYKPSITQKKLVEAGFLGDKNGKGFYASANKNENSTLNTEIKSIHIEIFHRIVVMLINEAADTLYYGIASANDIETAMTKGVNYPKGLLNWANELGISFCVETMDKLYDFYKEDRYRCSPLLSNMYKSGEIFYV; encoded by the coding sequence ATGGTGGAAAGTTTGAAACAAATCGGTGTAGTCGGGGCAGGGACGATGGGACTGGGCATTGCTCAGGTCGCCGCACAATTTGAACGAGTATTGGTTTATGAGTCAATCGAATCTGTGCGGTTCAAAGCACAACAATCCTTGAGTACAAAACTCAACATGTTAGTCGAAAAAGGCAAAATAAGTCCATCCTCGAAAGACGAAATACTCACACACATTCATTGGTGCAAGGACTTGTCAGAGATGAAGCATTGCGATCTCATCATTGAAGCCATTCGCGAAGACTTGCAAATTAAAAAAGATCTTTTTTCCACACTCTCAGATATCATATCAGAGAAATGTATACTCGCTACCAACACTTCATCACTTTCGATAACGGGGCTGGCAGCATCGGTTCCCCAACCCGATAAATTTATAGGTATTCATTTTTTCAACCCTGCACCTATGATGCAATTGGTAGAAATTATTCCGGCCCTACAAACGGATCCTTCAATCATCAATTTAGTGTCAGAATTGCTCCGAAAATGGGGCAAAATCACAGTCATTGCAAAAGACACTCCTGGCTTTATTGTCAATAAGATTGCACGGCCTTATTATAGTGAAGCGCTGAGAATTTATGACGAAGGAATTGCGCAAATGGGAGAAATTGATTTTGCGATGACAACTCTGGGGGGCTTTCGAATGGGACCATTTCGTCTAATGGATTTTATCGGACATGATGTCAACTATGCTGTAACAGAAATCGTGTGGAGAGAAAATTATTTTGAGCCCAGATACAAGCCTTCTATTACCCAGAAAAAACTGGTGGAAGCCGGATTCCTTGGAGACAAAAACGGCAAAGGTTTTTATGCATCAGCAAATAAAAATGAAAATTCGACTTTAAACACAGAAATCAAATCAATTCACATTGAGATTTTTCATCGAATAGTAGTGATGTTGATTAACGAAGCTGCTGATACATTGTACTACGGCATCGCCTCGGCAAATGACATTGAGACTGCAATGACCAAGGGTGTAAATTATCCAAAAGGTTTGCTCAATTGGGCAAATGAATTAGGTATTTCATTCTGTGTGGAAACAATGGATAAACTCTATGATTTTTATAAAGAAGACCGATATAGATGCAGTCCACTGCTAAGTAATATGTACAAATCAGGAGAAATATTTTATGTCTAA
- a CDS encoding single-stranded DNA-binding protein: MNALSNSVQLIGFLGKDPEFTQLEKGKKLVRLSLATNEDRKHADGTKSTDTQWHRLIAWDKKAEFISNYFKKGQKIAIQGKLTYRSYDDKEGQTKYMTEIVVSEVMRVGKED, from the coding sequence ATGAACGCATTAAGCAATTCCGTACAACTGATTGGTTTCTTAGGAAAAGATCCTGAATTTACACAATTAGAAAAAGGTAAGAAACTCGTACGCCTTTCTTTAGCAACAAATGAAGACAGAAAGCACGCCGACGGCACGAAAAGTACAGACACCCAGTGGCACAGACTGATTGCATGGGACAAGAAAGCTGAATTTATCAGTAATTATTTTAAGAAAGGTCAGAAAATCGCGATACAAGGAAAGTTAACCTACAGGAGCTATGATGACAAGGAAGGTCAAACCAAATACATGACTGAGATCGTGGTATCAGAAGTCATGAGAGTAGGCAAAGAAGACTGA
- a CDS encoding sugar kinase codes for MSILTVGTMAFDTIHTPYGKAEKVIGGACTYISWAASYLYKPINLVSIIGYDFPQDEVDALRIRGVNMDGLERVKDKASFFWAGSYHQDMNTRDTLTTDLNVLADFNPRLPESYRNSEYIMLGNLTPDVQIAVLDQLSTKPKLVILDTMNFWMDVALDRLLEVIQRVDVLTINDEEARQLSGERSLVKAAAKIHSMGPRFLVIKKGEHGALLFHKDQIFFAPGLPVADVVDPTGAGDSFAGGMIGYLARTGEISFNNLKTAIIYGSTMASFCVEDFSLQRLRHLHAEQIHSRLRQFEALTSFDVNELHLD; via the coding sequence ATGAGTATTCTGACGGTAGGGACTATGGCATTCGATACAATCCATACTCCATATGGCAAAGCTGAAAAAGTAATTGGGGGTGCCTGTACATACATTTCGTGGGCAGCATCTTATCTCTATAAACCTATCAATCTGGTCTCCATCATAGGGTATGATTTCCCGCAGGATGAAGTGGATGCTTTGCGGATTAGGGGAGTCAATATGGATGGGTTGGAAAGAGTTAAGGACAAAGCGTCTTTTTTCTGGGCAGGAAGCTACCATCAAGACATGAATACCAGAGATACACTTACTACAGATCTTAATGTGCTTGCAGATTTTAATCCCAGGCTCCCGGAGAGCTATCGCAATAGTGAGTACATCATGTTAGGCAATCTGACACCAGACGTCCAAATTGCTGTATTGGATCAATTGAGCACCAAACCAAAATTGGTGATACTGGATACCATGAATTTTTGGATGGATGTTGCCCTGGACAGACTTCTCGAAGTGATCCAAAGGGTGGATGTTTTGACTATAAATGACGAAGAGGCTAGACAACTTTCGGGAGAGAGAAGTCTGGTGAAAGCTGCTGCAAAGATTCACAGTATGGGACCCAGATTTCTAGTGATCAAAAAAGGAGAGCATGGTGCTTTGTTGTTTCACAAAGACCAGATCTTTTTTGCTCCTGGGCTACCAGTTGCAGATGTTGTTGATCCTACCGGTGCTGGGGATAGTTTTGCAGGAGGGATGATAGGTTATCTGGCTCGTACCGGAGAAATCAGCTTTAATAATTTAAAAACGGCTATCATTTATGGATCTACAATGGCTTCCTTTTGTGTAGAAGATTTTAGTCTTCAGAGATTAAGACATCTTCATGCTGAACAAATCCATTCACGCCTCCGACAATTTGAGGCACTGACCTCATTTGACGTTAACGAACTGCATCTAGATTAG
- a CDS encoding T9SS type A sorting domain-containing protein, translated as MKYFNLMIFALIISQAEAQVAYESSNAPKANSVYEFTSLDESLLNRNSLLLAGAGVIWDLTPGQTAGAIKQNSVFLAIQNTGVESKFPKANLILDELPVADTTFDVFQSDNTGVFNWGNVDGSNVTVYSNPVTEMLFPAVFGTEASDTAVAELVTPLGQVDLNIQFFFKIDAWGEVKTPTGTFPCIRTRSRGFIIGDFFGIPILNITVDRLAWYSSGYSAPVATHSFIESELNGEINTDYNADYLSKQSVGTNDNSTDKINVKLFPNPAEEYLVIQLPEADKVKSILILDEQGKQLIKENVIGQGEIKVSMKQFPPGKYLVMAIGEGRNWGMQHFVKQ; from the coding sequence ATGAAATATTTTAACTTAATGATCTTTGCACTGATTATCTCACAAGCTGAAGCTCAAGTAGCTTATGAGTCATCAAATGCACCTAAAGCAAATTCAGTTTATGAATTCACCAGCTTAGATGAATCATTGCTCAATCGAAATTCATTGCTATTAGCCGGAGCCGGAGTAATCTGGGATCTTACCCCAGGTCAGACAGCAGGAGCAATCAAGCAGAATTCAGTCTTTTTAGCTATTCAGAATACCGGAGTTGAATCAAAGTTTCCAAAAGCAAATTTGATTTTGGATGAGCTGCCTGTAGCTGATACGACCTTTGACGTATTCCAGTCAGATAATACCGGAGTATTCAACTGGGGAAATGTAGATGGCTCTAATGTGACTGTATACAGTAATCCTGTTACTGAAATGTTGTTTCCGGCGGTATTCGGGACAGAAGCATCAGATACAGCTGTTGCAGAGTTAGTGACACCACTAGGTCAAGTGGATCTGAATATTCAGTTTTTTTTCAAAATTGATGCTTGGGGTGAAGTGAAAACTCCGACTGGTACATTTCCTTGTATACGAACTCGGAGCCGTGGATTTATAATAGGAGACTTTTTTGGAATCCCAATTCTCAACATTACCGTGGACAGGTTAGCCTGGTATTCTTCAGGATACTCAGCTCCTGTTGCCACCCACAGTTTTATTGAGTCTGAATTGAATGGTGAAATTAATACAGATTATAATGCGGATTATCTGTCCAAACAAAGTGTAGGTACAAATGATAATTCTACTGATAAAATTAATGTTAAACTCTTTCCGAATCCTGCTGAAGAGTACTTAGTCATACAACTTCCTGAAGCTGATAAAGTAAAATCTATCCTTATCCTCGACGAACAAGGTAAACAGCTCATAAAAGAAAATGTAATAGGCCAAGGTGAGATTAAAGTAAGCATGAAGCAGTTTCCGCCTGGTAAATATCTTGTAATGGCTATCGGAGAGGGTAGAAACTGGGGGATGCAGCATTTTGTCAAACAATAA
- a CDS encoding aspartate-semialdehyde dehydrogenase, whose translation MRVAVVGVTGLVGQVMLEVLKESHFPISEFIPVASSTSVGKEIHFKGKNYKIVSMQDAIQSVPDIALFSAGGSTSIEFAPQFAARGTYVIDNSSAWRMEPEVPLVVPEVNSHELRKDQYIIANPNCSTIQLVVVLHPIHEKYGIQRVVVSTYQSFTGTGMKAVRQYQAEKQSQEVPEPRAYHHPIFENCIPQCDTFLENGYTKEEMKIVHETKKIMGDYGLRITTTAVRVPVFGGHSESVNIELLNHFDIKDIRHLLAKSKAIKVLDRPSEFEYPTPLQAYQKNEVLVGRIRVDESLENGLNLWITADNLRKGAATNAVQIAKELRDRAWI comes from the coding sequence ATCAGAGTTGCAGTAGTGGGTGTTACGGGATTGGTAGGTCAGGTCATGCTTGAGGTCTTGAAAGAAAGCCATTTTCCTATCTCTGAATTTATTCCGGTAGCATCCAGCACATCCGTAGGTAAAGAAATCCATTTCAAGGGCAAGAATTACAAAATAGTTTCCATGCAAGATGCAATTCAGTCAGTGCCTGATATTGCACTTTTCTCAGCAGGAGGATCGACTTCAATAGAGTTTGCACCACAATTTGCTGCGCGCGGCACATACGTCATAGACAATTCTTCGGCATGGAGGATGGAACCAGAAGTCCCGTTAGTCGTGCCGGAAGTAAACAGTCATGAACTTCGCAAGGATCAGTACATCATTGCTAATCCCAACTGTTCGACTATTCAGTTGGTAGTGGTATTGCACCCAATACATGAAAAGTATGGTATCCAAAGAGTTGTAGTGTCTACTTATCAGTCATTTACCGGAACAGGTATGAAAGCTGTTCGCCAGTATCAGGCAGAGAAGCAAAGTCAGGAAGTTCCCGAACCAAGGGCTTATCATCACCCGATTTTTGAAAACTGCATTCCTCAATGTGATACCTTCCTTGAAAACGGCTACACCAAAGAAGAAATGAAAATCGTCCATGAGACAAAAAAAATAATGGGCGACTATGGATTGAGGATCACTACTACGGCTGTACGAGTGCCTGTTTTTGGAGGGCATTCTGAATCCGTGAATATAGAATTGCTCAACCACTTTGATATAAAAGATATCCGGCATTTGCTCGCCAAATCCAAAGCCATCAAAGTATTGGACCGCCCTTCAGAATTTGAATATCCAACCCCTCTGCAGGCTTACCAAAAGAATGAAGTGCTTGTAGGTAGAATTCGGGTAGATGAATCCCTTGAGAATGGCCTAAATTTGTGGATAACGGCGGACAACCTCAGGAAAGGGGCTGCCACTAACGCCGTTCAGATTGCAAAAGAACTGAGGGATAGAGCTTGGATTTGA